The Methylococcus sp. Mc7 genomic sequence ACCTGGGCGCGCTCGTATGCCAAGGCAGCGACGGCCGATATGGCGAAAGCAGCGCCCAAAGCGGCGACGATGACAGAGATGACGACCACGAACACGGCGACGACTGCCGCTCGCTGAGAAGGACCGTCTCGCCCAGCTCGGGAACGACCTACCTCCCATCGAGCGGCGACGTCACTCATTTCGACCTGATCCGCGCCGCACTGCGCAAGGCCATGGACGACCTCAGCACCGAACTCGCCGGCGTCCGAATGGGGCTCATGATCAACCACGCCGATTCCACCGGTGGCCAGTGCGGCGCCGGCCCCAGCGGCCAGTGCAGCAACGGCGCCTACGTGCTGAGAGGCTTCAGCACCGACAAGGCGCGTTTCCACGACGCCCTGGCCCGGATTCCCGTGCCCCAGGGCAGCCTGGCCCACCACTTCCAGGGGAAGGAACTCTATTTCGAGCTGTTCCGCTACCTGACGGGCCAGGGCATCTTCAATGGCCACAAGGGCTGGCAGGACTACGGCGACAGCAACAAGGACGACAACCTGGACATCGACAATCCGGGCACCGAGTTCGACGACAGCCTTCTGCAATGGGACGGCACGATCGAGAACGGCGCCAATTACGTGAGCCCCCTGGTGGACAACTGCTCCAAGGTGTTCATGATCAACTTCATGTTCCAGGTTTCCAACAAGGACAACGACTCCGACAGCGCGATCAGGCAGAGCAAAGCCTCGGGCGGCATGAATGGCCTCAATCCAGGCAACAGCAACAGCGCCTTCGCCAACGTCATCCGCTGGATGCGGGACGCCGACCTGGCGGACGGCACCTACGGCAGCGCCGGCAACCTGGAAGACGTGCAGAACGTCACCTCGTATTTCTTCGTCGCTCCCACGCACATCAACACCACGACCAACGGCTACGCGACCGCCGGCGGAACCAACGCCGCGCTGCCGCTGAGCACCGATCCCACCCTGCTGATCGCGTCGCTCAAACAGGTCTTCAAGGAAGTGCTGAGCGTCAGCGCCACCTTCGTCTCGGCCGCTTCGCCGGTCAACGTGTTCAACCGCACGGAGTCGCTGAACCACGTGTTTTTCTCCATCTTCCAGCCCGAACAGGCCCCCCGCTGGAACGGCAACCTGAAACGGCTCGAGCTGGCGTCCGATCCCACGACGCACCGGCTCCAGGTCCTGGACGCATCCAGCCCGCCGATCGAAGCGATCTCCAGCGTCGACGGCAGGATCAAGCACGAAGCGCTCACCTACTGGACCTGCGCCTCCGGCTTCGATGTGCAGACCTATGCCGACACGGCCAAGGGCGAGGTGGTGGGGAAGGACGGCCGCAGCGTGGGCCGCGGCGGCGGCGGCCAGCGGATTCCCGGATTCCTGACGAACTCGCCCGGCGACAGCAACTCCACCAGCGGCGCCCGGAAGCTCTACACCGAACCCGACGGCCTGAGCAACGGCAGCGCGACGGCCTTGCGCGCACTGAACGCCGACTCGACCACCGCGGCTGCGGTATGGAGCACGCTCCGCCTGAACGGGGCGAAAAGCGGCGACACCTGGAGCGGTGCCGCGACCTTCAGCGCCGCCACCAGCGACGATCAGGCCACGGCCGTGAAGCTCCTCAAGTTCGCCCGCGGGCAGGACGCCAACGACGAAGACGGCGACGGCAACTACACCGAGGCTCACCCCTGGGCGTCGCCGGCCAACCAGCCCAAGCGCAAATGGCTGATGGCCGATCCGCTGCATTCGGCCGCCGTGCCGCTCAACTACGGCGCGCGCCCCGG encodes the following:
- a CDS encoding pilus assembly protein gives rise to the protein MKIQPAILALSIAAPFCAGRADDTDIYFAGGGSVGGRPLVMFSVDYRPNLGALVCQGSDGRYGESSAQSGDDDRDDDHEHGDDCRSLRRTVSPSSGTTYLPSSGDVTHFDLIRAALRKAMDDLSTELAGVRMGLMINHADSTGGQCGAGPSGQCSNGAYVLRGFSTDKARFHDALARIPVPQGSLAHHFQGKELYFELFRYLTGQGIFNGHKGWQDYGDSNKDDNLDIDNPGTEFDDSLLQWDGTIENGANYVSPLVDNCSKVFMINFMFQVSNKDNDSDSAIRQSKASGGMNGLNPGNSNSAFANVIRWMRDADLADGTYGSAGNLEDVQNVTSYFFVAPTHINTTTNGYATAGGTNAALPLSTDPTLLIASLKQVFKEVLSVSATFVSAASPVNVFNRTESLNHVFFSIFQPEQAPRWNGNLKRLELASDPTTHRLQVLDASSPPIEAISSVDGRIKHEALTYWTCASGFDVQTYADTAKGEVVGKDGRSVGRGGGGQRIPGFLTNSPGDSNSTSGARKLYTEPDGLSNGSATALRALNADSTTAAAVWSTLRLNGAKSGDTWSGAATFSAATSDDQATAVKLLKFARGQDANDEDGDGNYTEAHPWASPANQPKRKWLMADPLHSAAVPLNYGARPGYSRDVQDVRVLVSGNDGFLHMFRNSAASGPSPSPSPSASCTESPSGVEDWAFIPRRLLGNLKPLSDNGAATSHVYGLDGTVAVYVNDMDRDGTVNGSDQVIAFIGMRRGGKGYYALDITDPDTPKMLWTIEKNDASGNFNELGYTFSDPTIAQLDWGQGRKPVLIFGGGYSTNKDESSTANARNAATGTDDSQGNAIYIVDAKTGELVWKAIKGSGAASATTFQHSGLADSIPSKVTAVDTDDNGSVDRLYVGDTGGVLWRADLAYVKQDGTAPYNEPAHWTVTPVLSVGRHAGQPDRRFFHRPDFVPATAGSTRFDAVLIGSGDREHPLDTNVQNQFYMFKDTHVASGSPPTGSAKTVTDLDNLTSSTTVRTDKSGWYIDIGSSASGEKVLSSPLTYNGSVYFGTYAPQGGSVSGQCGPNEGESLTYVVRLADASGVFNFNTATAANERFTATGRGLPSDPVTIAVNGKLYVTAGNLPANPDLSLPVGNSGINRLYWYEKE